In Pajaroellobacter abortibovis, the following are encoded in one genomic region:
- a CDS encoding GldG family protein, whose product MMEKKVRAATESSIFLLLVAGILIAINVLSAVGVAKRFDVTKAERFTLSKGSGSLLRSMKQTLQVDAYVTRGLPKLDAFVRDLRDLLQEYKDAGQEKFDYQIIDSKDEEQKRIAKEAGLIEQPFGEASETDQQAAAVTQGFMGLVFKYGADKDKIPFLPPDRTEGLEFWITNKIREVRDRGDQIKHKIGVLTGHDEIKLSENNLVPSNMGRFSMQQVIQQNFPFYTLEDVDLKDGDVEIDAGFDGLLITQPSKDLNEKELRRIDQFLLKGKALALFVSAVEVKAGDAIMQAQLNLHKLDQLMNGYGIEIGKDVILDFGRSFRVNMLTQGGIASARFPQFLDVQDDARFLGNEQLLDVSFPGFFRIPELVVPFASSIVLHPEKQPELTTAKIIARSTPRSVRVQDERVDLRPFQQWRPKGEWAQYGIAAQVEGTIHTAFPSGDKQGIETPEKSSAPARIFILASSQFLANPFARAGNGPDMPQVGMMPFGGGGDEQLQQLAGPYAQQALTGTILAFKNTLDWLSGDMDLLAVSAKILTEPSLVYGEISKPNFDPNETEEQLKRRDEELRQARKKTQMLVMMTLLLGIPVLFSGYGVMRWRARLARRSHLVLA is encoded by the coding sequence ATGATGGAAAAGAAAGTACGAGCAGCGACTGAGAGCAGCATTTTTCTTCTTCTCGTTGCTGGGATTTTAATAGCGATTAATGTTCTGTCGGCAGTAGGGGTTGCGAAACGGTTCGATGTGACCAAAGCAGAGCGATTTACTCTCTCCAAGGGGAGCGGCAGTCTGTTGCGTTCTATGAAGCAGACGCTGCAAGTGGATGCTTACGTCACGAGAGGGCTTCCAAAGCTTGATGCCTTTGTCCGCGATCTTCGAGATCTTTTGCAAGAGTACAAAGATGCGGGACAGGAGAAATTTGATTATCAAATCATTGACTCTAAAGACGAAGAACAAAAAAGAATCGCAAAAGAAGCCGGACTAATTGAGCAACCTTTTGGCGAAGCTAGTGAAACAGATCAACAGGCTGCTGCAGTTACTCAAGGCTTTATGGGTCTTGTCTTTAAATATGGTGCGGATAAAGATAAAATCCCTTTTCTCCCTCCTGATCGTACCGAAGGGCTGGAATTCTGGATTACCAATAAGATCCGTGAAGTGCGCGATCGAGGCGATCAGATCAAGCATAAGATAGGAGTGCTTACCGGCCATGATGAAATCAAGCTCTCTGAAAATAACCTTGTCCCATCAAACATGGGGCGGTTTTCGATGCAGCAGGTGATTCAACAGAATTTCCCTTTCTATACACTGGAAGATGTCGATTTAAAAGATGGAGATGTAGAAATCGATGCCGGGTTCGATGGATTGTTGATCACACAACCTTCAAAGGATCTTAATGAGAAAGAGCTTCGGCGTATCGATCAATTTCTTCTCAAAGGTAAAGCGCTTGCTCTTTTCGTGAGCGCTGTAGAAGTGAAGGCTGGCGATGCCATAATGCAAGCACAGCTCAATCTTCATAAGCTCGATCAGTTGATGAATGGCTATGGAATTGAGATCGGTAAAGATGTGATTCTTGACTTTGGTCGTTCCTTTCGGGTGAATATGTTGACGCAAGGGGGAATTGCTAGTGCACGCTTCCCTCAGTTTTTGGATGTCCAGGATGATGCTCGCTTTTTAGGAAATGAACAACTGCTCGATGTCTCCTTCCCAGGGTTCTTTAGAATTCCTGAGTTGGTTGTTCCGTTTGCATCATCGATTGTGCTCCACCCAGAAAAGCAACCTGAGTTAACGACGGCTAAAATTATAGCTCGTTCTACTCCGCGTTCTGTCCGAGTGCAGGATGAACGTGTCGATCTGCGCCCCTTCCAGCAATGGCGTCCTAAGGGTGAGTGGGCCCAGTACGGCATTGCTGCTCAGGTGGAAGGAACCATTCATACAGCCTTCCCTTCAGGCGATAAGCAGGGGATTGAAACACCGGAGAAAAGCAGTGCTCCAGCTCGCATCTTTATCCTTGCTTCTTCTCAATTCTTAGCAAATCCTTTCGCGCGTGCTGGAAATGGGCCTGATATGCCGCAGGTGGGTATGATGCCCTTTGGTGGAGGGGGCGATGAGCAATTGCAACAGTTGGCGGGTCCCTATGCTCAACAGGCTCTTACTGGCACGATCTTGGCCTTCAAAAATACACTGGATTGGTTATCTGGAGATATGGACCTGCTGGCGGTTTCTGCGAAAATTTTAACTGAACCAAGCTTGGTTTATGGAGAGATCAGCAAGCCCAATTTTGATCCCAATGAAACTGAAGAACAGTTAAAGCGACGCGATGAAGAATTGAGGCAAGCTAGGAAGAAGACGCAAATGCTAGTCATGATGACTCTTCTATTAGGAATCCCTGTGTTGTTCTCTGGATATGGCGTAATGCGATGGCGTGCTCGTCTAGCTCGTCGAAGTCATCTTGTCCTTGCGTAA
- a CDS encoding ABC transporter permease subunit has product MKNTFTIAQRELRAYFDSLVAYVVVGLSMIGLGAYFFLYRGGVWQVDRASIGLMFEFLPWILTIIVIPLVTMRAIAEEKRSGTFELLITLPVTDSEVILGKYLGALGMTFVLLAMTFLYPVVMFVWPWHLGALDWGPVWSGYLGLSLFCAAGVAVGLLFSSLTESQVIAFFFTAALLGFLYAIGGLTEGTRSVFGDVIAFTSFQSRFIPFSRGLIDTRAIVYFLSITVLCLLIAFRSLESRKWS; this is encoded by the coding sequence ATGAAAAACACCTTCACGATTGCTCAGCGAGAACTGCGCGCTTATTTTGACTCTCTTGTGGCTTATGTAGTGGTAGGCCTGAGCATGATCGGTCTTGGAGCTTATTTCTTTCTCTATCGGGGAGGAGTATGGCAGGTCGATCGCGCCAGCATTGGCCTGATGTTTGAGTTTCTCCCTTGGATACTTACAATCATTGTGATCCCCTTGGTGACCATGCGGGCGATTGCGGAAGAAAAACGCTCTGGTACGTTTGAGCTGTTAATTACGCTTCCTGTTACCGATAGCGAAGTCATCTTGGGCAAATATCTCGGTGCGTTGGGGATGACTTTTGTGTTGCTCGCGATGACTTTTCTGTATCCTGTGGTGATGTTTGTGTGGCCATGGCACCTTGGAGCTTTGGATTGGGGGCCTGTATGGTCCGGTTATCTGGGATTATCTCTTTTCTGTGCTGCAGGGGTAGCGGTAGGGCTCTTGTTTTCTAGTCTTACAGAAAGTCAGGTGATAGCTTTCTTTTTTACGGCCGCATTGCTTGGCTTTCTTTATGCAATTGGGGGTCTTACAGAAGGGACTCGCAGTGTATTTGGAGACGTGATCGCGTTCACTAGCTTTCAATCACGGTTTATCCCCTTTTCAAGGGGCCTTATTGATACAAGAGCGATCGTTTATTTCCTATCGATTACAGTTTTATGTCTGTTAATCGCTTTTCGCTCTCTTGAGAGTAGAAAGTGGTCATAA
- a CDS encoding DUF4340 domain-containing protein: protein MTLSHNKQIVIGAVVLVVLAGLAYRQVKKDQQLGAMHSSSADMPTLASVDDVDKLQITNGSKGEIVLEKQGDRWKMTKPIAVGVRQDHVRHLLDNVKDIKIKEMITLQADDALKNQYELDEGHAVHLIAWKGGEKKIDCSFGKFGGRGELMMVADRPEIFAASGYSSYHYTREAKNWRENEIFKFDDSAVSHWSIDRKGASFSFTKGDKWAGTFQGKPITRLDEEKIKDALRVFKGLTADDFADNQLPEEVGLTQPEAIINFELKDGAGKYVLKVGKVSSGSSHYAIREGDQTVFIIGSLASGWAMADVAKFQVPADAGASKSDPSTEEKGEDHHH from the coding sequence ATGACGCTTTCACATAATAAACAGATTGTCATTGGTGCGGTAGTGCTTGTTGTTTTGGCAGGGTTGGCCTATCGCCAAGTTAAGAAAGATCAGCAATTGGGGGCAATGCATTCCTCTTCTGCGGATATGCCTACCCTTGCTAGTGTTGATGATGTGGACAAGCTCCAGATTACCAATGGCTCTAAAGGGGAGATCGTTCTCGAAAAACAGGGGGATCGTTGGAAAATGACGAAGCCTATTGCGGTGGGTGTTCGTCAAGACCATGTCCGTCATCTTCTGGATAATGTGAAAGACATCAAGATCAAAGAGATGATTACCCTTCAGGCAGATGATGCACTTAAAAATCAATATGAACTTGATGAAGGTCATGCGGTTCACCTGATTGCTTGGAAAGGAGGAGAAAAGAAAATTGATTGCTCCTTTGGCAAGTTTGGAGGGCGTGGGGAACTGATGATGGTTGCAGATCGCCCTGAAATTTTTGCTGCATCGGGGTATTCCAGCTATCATTACACCCGTGAAGCAAAAAATTGGCGGGAAAATGAGATCTTCAAATTCGATGATAGCGCTGTAAGCCATTGGTCCATCGACAGGAAGGGGGCTTCTTTCTCTTTTACAAAAGGAGATAAATGGGCAGGAACTTTTCAGGGTAAGCCGATTACCCGGTTGGATGAAGAGAAAATTAAAGATGCTCTTCGAGTCTTTAAGGGATTAACAGCAGATGATTTTGCGGATAACCAATTGCCCGAAGAAGTTGGGCTAACCCAACCTGAAGCTATTATTAATTTTGAGCTGAAGGATGGCGCAGGTAAATATGTGCTTAAAGTGGGTAAGGTTTCCAGTGGCTCGTCGCATTACGCCATTCGCGAAGGAGATCAGACAGTTTTTATCATCGGTTCCCTGGCTTCTGGTTGGGCTATGGCAGATGTGGCTAAATTTCAAGTTCCCGCTGATGCTGGAGCTTCGAAGAGCGATCCTTCCACTGAAGAAAAAGGAGAGGACCATCACCACTGA